ACAAAAAGGAGAAGTTCTTTCAGTAATTGGAGGTTCTGGTTCTGGTAAATCTACAATGCTTTACTGTATAAATGCAATTGAAAATATTCAAAGTGGTGAGATATTAGTTGATGGTATTTCAGTTCATGATAAAAAAACTGATAAAAATAAATTAAGACAAAAAATAGGAATGGTTTTTCAACAATGGAATTCTTTTCCTCATTTGACAGTTATTGAAAATGTTATGTTAGCACCAATGAAAGTTTTAGGACTATCAAGAGAAGAAGCATATGCAATTGCAAAAGACCAATTAGAAAGAGTAGGTCTAAGAACAAAACTTGATACTTATCCAACTAGAATGTCTGGTGGACAACAACAAAGATTAGCAATTGCAAGAGCATTAGCTATGAAAGCAGAATATATGCTTTTTGATGAGATTACATCTGCTCTTGACCCAGAACTTGTAGGTGAAGTTCTTGATACTTTAAGATTATTAAAAGATGAAGGTATGACTATGATTTGTGTAACTCATGAGATTGCTTTTGCTAGAGAAGTATCTGATAGAATTGCATTTTTTCATAAAGGAATAATTGAAGAGATTGGAACTCCTGAACAAGTAATAGGAAATCCACAACAAGAAAGAACTCAACAGTTTTTATCAAAAGTATTACACTAACTATTTTTATAATAGTTAGTTTTGTTTAGGTATCTCTTTCTAAAAACTGTAATCTAGTGTTGATAAGGACAATTATGATAAAATCTATGATTATTAAAAGATAATAATTCATATGATTTAAATATTATATTTTAAAAACAAAGGAAAAGTAATGCCTGAGAATAATTTGTCGGCAAAGGCGTATAAGATTTTAGAAGAACTTATTGTTACATTAAAGCTAGAACCTGGGAAAATATATTCTGAAAAAGAGTTAATGTCTTTATCTAATATAAGTAGAACGCCACTAAGAGAAGCTTTATTAAAGTTGGCAAATGAAACATTAATAAATATTATTCCAAGAAGAGGAATACAAATCTCAGATATTAATATGACAAACCAACTTGCAATTTTAGAAACTAGAAGAGTTTTAGATAGGTTACTTATTTCAAGAGCGACAAAATACTCTACAAGTTTTGATAAAAATAAAATATTTGAATTTAAAAAACATATGGAAATAGCAGCTAAAAATCAAGATGTAAATGAGTATTTAAGAGTTGATAAATTATTAGACCAAACGATATTTGATTCAGCAAGAAACTCATATGCAGCAAATGCAACTGCACCTTTACATGTAAGAAGTAGAAGATTTTGGTACTACTTTAAAGGTGTTGAAGATTTAGAATCTGCTTCTCAAATGCACATAAGATTAATAGATGCAATTTTAGAATCAAATGAACAAGAAGCTTGTGATGTTTCAGATATGATAATAAATAAATTAGTTGATGTGGTTAAAACACATATTAATTTATAACTATTTTATAAATTGTTGAAATCTTTTTCTATAATCAATTGGGTTTATTGATGTTTTACTTTTGAAAAGTTTTCGAAAGCTATTTTCATCAAAATATCCCACTTCAAATGTAACTTCTGAAAAACTTTTATTTGTACAAATTAATAACTCTTTTGCTTTTTCAACTCTTAAATTTTGCAAATATTGTATTGCTGAGGTATTTAACGCTTTTTTAAATCTTCTATTAAATGTTCTTTGTGTTAGATTTACTTTTTGGGCCAAATCCTCAATTGATATTTGTTTATGCAAGTTCTCTTTCATCCATAAAACTACCTCTTTTATTTGCTTATCATCATATAAAAATATAGTTGAAAATGATTTATAAGATTGTTGTGATTCTCTTTTTCTATCAATAAGCATTAAGTTTGCAATTTGTGTTGAGGTTCTATTACTATGAAATTTTTCAATTATATACAAACATAAATCTAAATATGCGTTTACTCCACCAGCTGTTATTATATCTTTTTCATCTATTAATATTTTATTTATTTGTAAATTTACATTTGGAAACTCCTTTTTAAATAACTCTTCATAAGCCCAATGTGTTGTGGCTTTTTTATTATCTAAAAGTTTTGTTTTTGCTAATATAAAACTTCCAAGACAAGCAGAAGTCAAAATTGCACCATTGTGATGTTGGAGAAGTAACCAATCAATTATTTGTTTATCTATATTAAGTTCTTGGTTTCTTGAAAAGGGTGGAATAATTACAACGTCATATTTATCTTTTTGTGAAAAATCTTTACAATCAAAATATCTATTGGATTTCATTCCTACAAATTGAGTTGTTATAATTTTCTCATCTTTTGATTTGCATATTTTGTTGTTTAATTCAAATATCTCTTCTATTCCATATGCTGTTGATTTTAATACTTCTTCTAATATCAAAATAGCTATTTTCATCAATTGTCCTAAATAACATTTTTTATGTCTAATTTGCCTATTTTAAATTATAGCATACTATGAAATAATTAGATAAAAAATTAGGAGAACTTATGAAATATACACAAATAAGAAATGCAACTTCAATAATAGAGTTTGCAAATAAAAAGTTTTTAATTGACCCACTTTTTGCACCTAAAGGCAAATATGATGGTTTTGAAGGTACTTTAAATAGTCATTTAAAATGGCCTTTAGTTGAACTTCCTTTTAGTATTGAGAAAATACTTGAAGTTGATGCTATAATAATTACACACTTACATAAAGACCATTTTGATGAAGTTGCATGTGAAAAGATACCAAAAGATATGTGTATTTTTTGTCAAAATAATGAAGATAAAAAAGTTTTAGAAAATTATGGATTTGAAAATATAACTGTTTTATGTGAAGATACAAAATATTGTGATATAAAATTATCAATAACTAAAGCTCAACATGGAACAGACTATGCAATAAAAAATTTAAAATCAAGACTGGGTGAAGTTTGTGGAGTTGTTTTTCAACATAAAAGTGAAAAAACTCTATATTTAGCTGGTGATACAATATGGAATGATTTTGTAGATGAAGCAATAAATAAGTACAAACCGCAAATATTAATATTAAGTGTTGGTGATGCAATAAATCTTAAATATGGTTCAATTATTATGGGTAAAAATGATTTAATTATTGCTCAAAAAAAGATAAAAGATGTGAAGATTATTGCAAATCATTTAGAAGCTGTAAATCATACTAGTGTAACAAGAAAACAGTTACAAGAGTTTATTTTAGAAAATAACATACAAAACTATGTTTTAGTTCCAAAAGATGGAGAGTGTTTAAGAGTTTAATTTTTATATCTTATTAATATTTCGTTATATATTATTTACTTTCCATTAAAAAAAACTAGCTAAAATTTGACTTGACAAAAGTATAATTAATCAAATATTATCCATATTTTAGATAATATTAATAATAATTATCAAATTTAGGAAATGAATGTATAAAATTATAGAGTATTTTTTGAAAAACTCAAGATTAAACCATACCTTATTGGTTTTTATTCTTGTAATGGGAATTTTTTCTTACTATAAAATTCCAAAAGAGATGTTCCCTTCAGTTGCTTTAGATAGTGTAAGAGTTACAGGTGGATATACAGGAGCAAGTGCAGAGAGTTTAGATAACTTTGCTGTAACAGAGATAGAAAATGGTATTGATAGTATTTCAGGTATTGATAAAGTAACTTCAACTATCACAAATGGTAGTTTTTCAATCAATGTAGAGTTACAAGAAGGTACAAATAAAATAAAAATGTTAAGTGATGTAAAAGATGCTGTAAGTAGAGCAAGAAAGTATCTTCCAAATGATATGACAGAACCTTCTGTATCAAGTGTTGATTTGCAAATGTCACTTTTAAATATTTCGCTTTATTCTTCTAAATACTCAAAAAAAGAGTTACTTCAGTTAAGTGATGATATCAAAACAAAAGTTTTACAAATTCCAAGTATTAGTGAAGTTAGCATATATGGTGATAGTGATTTACAAATTGATTTTTATTTAGACCATAAAAAAATAAATATGTATGGATTGGAGCCATCTTCTGTTATTAGTGCTATTAGAAACTTATCTTATATCTATCCTGTTGGTCAAATTGAACAAACTGGAAATCATATATATTTAACAGCAAATAATAATAAATTTGACAAGCAGTTATGGCTAAATACAGTTATAAAAGTTGGAGATAAAAGAGTATATTTAAAAGATATTGCAACTATTACTATTGATTATCCAACTGATGAAACAATCTCAAGATTAAATGCAAAAGAGACTATATCTTTAAGAATTTATAAAGATAATGAAGGTGATTCAATTGCTGCTTCAAAACTTGTAAAAAAGAAATTAAAAGAGTTTGAGGAAAATCACAAAGATTTATCAATAAATATCTCAAGAGATAGTTCAAAACCTGTAAATGATAGAATAAAAACAATTATTGCAAACATCATATTAGGACTTATTTTAGTTGGTCTTACGATGCATTTATTGATTAGTCCAAGGCTATCTTTGGTTATTATTATGGGAATTCCTTTCTCATTTGTATTAGGTCTTTTAGTTATAGAACAAGCTGGATATAGTCTAAATATGATATCTTTGATGGCTATGTTAATATCCCTTGGTATTGTCGTCGATGATGCAATTGTTGTAAGTGAAAATATACAACGTTATCTCGATGAAGGCTATGGCATAAATGATGCAGTTTTAAAAGGTACAAAAGAGATGTTAGCTCCTGTATTAATTGCTGCATTTACTACTATTTTTGCATTTTTACCAATGCTTTTAATAAGTGGAGAATTAGGAATGTTGATGAAGCTAATACCAATAGTTTTATCAGTTTTAATTTTCTCATCTTTAATAGAGTCTTTTATCTTTTTACCTTTACATGCAAAGCATATATTAAAAAGAAAAGAGAAGATGTTAGATTGGACGAAAGTATATAATTTTTATGAAGGAATATTACATAAAGTTATTCACTATAAAAAAACATTTTTAATTTTGTTTTTTATAACTATTCCTATTTTATCTTTTATTTTAATAAAAGCTAGTAGATTTCAAATGATGCCAGATATGGATACAAATAGATTAACTTTTTCTGTTAAACTTGATGAGTCAAAATCTTTGGAGCAGACAAATGAAATTTCAAAAAGATATGAAAATCTGCTTTTAGAACATAAAAAAGAGCTATTTATCAAAAATGTTGATGCAACAGTTGGTCAATACTCAAATATTGCAAGTGGAAGAGAACAAATAGAAAATGGATTTACTCTTGCTATTGAATTAGAAGATTTTAAAGATGATAACTTTTTACAAAAATATATAAATCCAGTTTTAAGTCTAAGTTTTGATTTTACGCAAAAAGAAAAGATTAGAACAATCGGTTCAAATGAGGCTATGAAAAAAATCAGAGCTTTAATAAATCCTTTAAATAAAGAGGAAAAAGTTGTTGATTTTAATATGGTAAAAAGAAGAATTGGAGTTGTAAATACAGATATTGAGATAAATTTAAATCATGAAGATAAAATGGTTTTATTAAAAAATATCAAAAAACTAAAAACTGCACTTGAGAAAATAAATGGAGTAAGAGATGTAACTGATAATACTCAGTTAGGAGAAGAGCAGTATAAATTTACAATAAATAATTATGGTTTAAATCTTGGATTAACAGATAGTGATGTTTCAACACAATTAGCAAACTATTTTATGGAAAAAGACCAATCCGATACATTTGATGCAGATGGTGTGATTGATATAGTAACCCAATCAAAATACAAAGATAGTTTAGATGATTTAAAACACTTTTTAATTGATATAGATGA
The window above is part of the Arcobacter sp. CECT 8986 genome. Proteins encoded here:
- a CDS encoding MBL fold metallo-hydrolase, encoding MKYTQIRNATSIIEFANKKFLIDPLFAPKGKYDGFEGTLNSHLKWPLVELPFSIEKILEVDAIIITHLHKDHFDEVACEKIPKDMCIFCQNNEDKKVLENYGFENITVLCEDTKYCDIKLSITKAQHGTDYAIKNLKSRLGEVCGVVFQHKSEKTLYLAGDTIWNDFVDEAINKYKPQILILSVGDAINLKYGSIIMGKNDLIIAQKKIKDVKIIANHLEAVNHTSVTRKQLQEFILENNIQNYVLVPKDGECLRV
- a CDS encoding amino acid ABC transporter ATP-binding protein; this encodes MIELKKVHKSFGDLEVLKGIDLTVQKGEVLSVIGGSGSGKSTMLYCINAIENIQSGEILVDGISVHDKKTDKNKLRQKIGMVFQQWNSFPHLTVIENVMLAPMKVLGLSREEAYAIAKDQLERVGLRTKLDTYPTRMSGGQQQRLAIARALAMKAEYMLFDEITSALDPELVGEVLDTLRLLKDEGMTMICVTHEIAFAREVSDRIAFFHKGIIEEIGTPEQVIGNPQQERTQQFLSKVLH
- a CDS encoding GlxA family transcriptional regulator; translated protein: MKIAILILEEVLKSTAYGIEEIFELNNKICKSKDEKIITTQFVGMKSNRYFDCKDFSQKDKYDVVIIPPFSRNQELNIDKQIIDWLLLQHHNGAILTSACLGSFILAKTKLLDNKKATTHWAYEELFKKEFPNVNLQINKILIDEKDIITAGGVNAYLDLCLYIIEKFHSNRTSTQIANLMLIDRKRESQQSYKSFSTIFLYDDKQIKEVVLWMKENLHKQISIEDLAQKVNLTQRTFNRRFKKALNTSAIQYLQNLRVEKAKELLICTNKSFSEVTFEVGYFDENSFRKLFKSKTSINPIDYRKRFQQFIK
- a CDS encoding GntR family transcriptional regulator, producing the protein MPENNLSAKAYKILEELIVTLKLEPGKIYSEKELMSLSNISRTPLREALLKLANETLINIIPRRGIQISDINMTNQLAILETRRVLDRLLISRATKYSTSFDKNKIFEFKKHMEIAAKNQDVNEYLRVDKLLDQTIFDSARNSYAANATAPLHVRSRRFWYYFKGVEDLESASQMHIRLIDAILESNEQEACDVSDMIINKLVDVVKTHINL
- a CDS encoding efflux RND transporter permease subunit; amino-acid sequence: MYKIIEYFLKNSRLNHTLLVFILVMGIFSYYKIPKEMFPSVALDSVRVTGGYTGASAESLDNFAVTEIENGIDSISGIDKVTSTITNGSFSINVELQEGTNKIKMLSDVKDAVSRARKYLPNDMTEPSVSSVDLQMSLLNISLYSSKYSKKELLQLSDDIKTKVLQIPSISEVSIYGDSDLQIDFYLDHKKINMYGLEPSSVISAIRNLSYIYPVGQIEQTGNHIYLTANNNKFDKQLWLNTVIKVGDKRVYLKDIATITIDYPTDETISRLNAKETISLRIYKDNEGDSIAASKLVKKKLKEFEENHKDLSINISRDSSKPVNDRIKTIIANIILGLILVGLTMHLLISPRLSLVIIMGIPFSFVLGLLVIEQAGYSLNMISLMAMLISLGIVVDDAIVVSENIQRYLDEGYGINDAVLKGTKEMLAPVLIAAFTTIFAFLPMLLISGELGMLMKLIPIVLSVLIFSSLIESFIFLPLHAKHILKRKEKMLDWTKVYNFYEGILHKVIHYKKTFLILFFITIPILSFILIKASRFQMMPDMDTNRLTFSVKLDESKSLEQTNEISKRYENLLLEHKKELFIKNVDATVGQYSNIASGREQIENGFTLAIELEDFKDDNFLQKYINPVLSLSFDFTQKEKIRTIGSNEAMKKIRALINPLNKEEKVVDFNMVKRRIGVVNTDIEINLNHEDKMVLLKNIKKLKTALEKINGVRDVTDNTQLGEEQYKFTINNYGLNLGLTDSDVSTQLANYFMEKDQSDTFDADGVIDIVTQSKYKDSLDDLKHFLIDIDDKKVELQEVVNFKIERSFEKIEKENGQIQKKVYANVNKEVTSANEVLAQVEPLIKQMQNEGLKVSYGGEKEKSAQMARDMLKSFMVGLFLIFLTLLINFPSFKNAFIILSVIPFTVVGAIVGHFIMGININSQSLIGMMGLAGVVINDGIIMLDFLHNTKDRDEFFKRAKQRVRPILITSITTILGLATLIFFPTGEAVMLQPIAVSLGFGIAWGTILNLIYVPALYATLFKIRD